One region of Candidatus Polarisedimenticolaceae bacterium genomic DNA includes:
- the purB gene encoding adenylosuccinate lyase, which yields MIARYTRPEMEELWSDEAKYRAWLRVEMAATEALAKRGLVPPDDLAAIREKAAFDVARIAAIEAEVKHDVIAFVTSVAEKIGPAGRHVHYGLTSSDVVDTAQALLLVQACDLILEAHDGLLRVLERRAKEHKRTVMVGRTHGIHAEPYTLGLKFLGWYLEAKRNRARLAQAKGEIGVGKLSGAVGTYAHLDPGIEAEVMASLGLAPETLATQVVPRDRHAALVATLGILASSLDRIATEIRHLQRTDVREVEEPFAKGQKGSSAMPHKRNPIGCENVSGLARIVRSHVQAALEDIPLWHERDISHSSVERVILPDATTLCHYMLHRMTGILDGLLVYPERMAENMARMKGLIFSQAVLLALAKAGMSREAAYAVVQRNAMQVWAGEGTLHDLLAADPEVLAVLDAKALAALFDPERTLAHVDAIYTRAFQAD from the coding sequence ATGATTGCCCGCTACACACGGCCCGAGATGGAGGAGCTCTGGAGCGACGAGGCGAAGTACCGCGCGTGGCTCCGGGTCGAGATGGCGGCGACCGAGGCTCTCGCGAAGCGCGGCCTCGTGCCGCCGGACGACCTCGCCGCGATCCGCGAGAAGGCCGCGTTCGACGTCGCGCGGATCGCCGCGATCGAGGCCGAGGTCAAGCACGACGTCATCGCCTTCGTCACGAGCGTCGCCGAGAAGATCGGTCCCGCGGGGCGGCACGTGCACTACGGCCTCACGTCGTCGGACGTTGTGGACACGGCGCAGGCGCTCCTCCTCGTCCAGGCATGCGATCTCATCCTGGAAGCGCACGACGGCCTGCTTCGCGTTCTCGAGCGGCGTGCGAAGGAGCACAAGCGCACGGTCATGGTCGGCCGGACGCACGGGATCCACGCCGAGCCGTACACGCTCGGGCTCAAGTTCCTCGGCTGGTACCTCGAGGCGAAGCGGAACCGCGCACGCCTGGCCCAGGCGAAGGGGGAGATCGGTGTCGGGAAGCTCTCGGGAGCGGTCGGGACCTACGCGCACCTCGATCCCGGGATCGAAGCGGAGGTCATGGCGTCGCTCGGCCTCGCCCCGGAGACGCTCGCGACCCAGGTCGTGCCCCGAGACCGCCATGCGGCGCTCGTCGCGACGCTCGGGATCCTCGCGTCCTCCCTCGACCGGATCGCGACCGAGATCCGGCACCTCCAGCGGACCGACGTCCGCGAGGTCGAGGAGCCGTTCGCGAAGGGCCAGAAGGGGTCGTCGGCGATGCCCCACAAGAGGAATCCGATCGGCTGCGAGAACGTCTCGGGCCTCGCACGGATCGTCCGCTCGCACGTGCAGGCCGCGCTCGAGGACATCCCGCTCTGGCACGAGCGCGACATCTCGCATTCGTCGGTCGAGCGGGTGATCCTCCCGGACGCGACGACGCTCTGCCACTACATGCTCCACCGCATGACCGGGATCCTGGACGGCCTCCTCGTCTACCCGGAGCGGATGGCGGAGAACATGGCGCGGATGAAGGGGCTCATCTTCTCGCAGGCGGTGCTCTTGGCGCTCGCGAAGGCGGGAATGTCGCGGGAAGCGGCCTACGCCGTCGTGCAGCGGAACGCGATGCAGGTATGGGCGGGGGAAGGAACGCTCCACGATCTGCTCGCCGCCGATCCCGAGGTGCTCGCCGTTCTCGACGCGAAAGCGCTCGCCGCGCTGTTCGATCCGGAGCGGACGCTCGCGCACGTCGACGCGATCTACACGCGGGCGTTTCAGGCCGATTGA
- a CDS encoding MBL fold metallo-hydrolase — MVRVVPLGSGSSGNATLIAFGERTVLVDAGLSARDLALRLAAAGQAAERLDAILLSHEHHDHARGLFRFATRHRVPVFTTPEVLDALNLAPHHLPAWHAFTPGSAFETAGIEVTPFSVPHDAVNPVGFVLRAEGIRVGIVTDIGHMTTLVQQRLRGCHVLLVEANHDDAMLLKGSYPWALKQRIGGRLGHLSNDEAATLVAAVADDETQAVVLAHLSDKNNTAALARAAVANALDRAGRRRVAMRVALRSAPTPAVEV, encoded by the coding sequence ATGGTCCGTGTCGTCCCCCTGGGGAGCGGATCATCGGGCAACGCGACGCTCATCGCTTTCGGCGAGCGGACGGTCCTCGTCGACGCCGGGCTCTCGGCCCGCGATCTCGCCCTCCGCCTCGCAGCGGCCGGCCAGGCCGCCGAGCGCCTGGACGCGATCCTGCTCTCGCACGAGCACCACGACCACGCGCGCGGGCTCTTCCGCTTCGCGACGCGCCACCGCGTGCCGGTGTTCACGACGCCGGAGGTCCTGGACGCACTGAACCTCGCGCCGCACCACCTACCCGCCTGGCACGCCTTCACGCCCGGCTCCGCCTTCGAGACCGCAGGGATCGAGGTGACGCCGTTCTCCGTCCCGCACGACGCGGTGAATCCCGTCGGGTTCGTCCTGCGGGCCGAGGGGATCCGGGTGGGGATCGTCACCGACATCGGCCACATGACGACCCTCGTCCAGCAGCGTCTCCGGGGCTGCCACGTCCTCCTCGTCGAGGCGAACCACGACGACGCCATGCTCCTCAAGGGGTCGTACCCGTGGGCGCTCAAGCAGCGCATCGGCGGGCGGCTCGGGCACCTGTCGAACGACGAGGCGGCGACGCTCGTCGCCGCCGTCGCCGACGACGAGACCCAGGCGGTGGTCCTCGCCCACCTTTCGGACAAGAACAACACGGCCGCCCTCGCACGGGCCGCGGTCGCGAACGCGCTCGACCGCGCCGGCCGCCGCCGCGTCGCGATGCGCGTCGCCCTTCGCTCCGCACCGACGCCGGCGGTGGAGGTCTAA
- the dut gene encoding dUTP diphosphatase codes for MTDEAAEVGVLLLPHGRDLPLPARASGHAAGFDLRACVDGAVTIAPGGRALVPTGIAVALPPGFEGQVRPRSGLALKAGVTLLNTPGTIDADYRGEIGVIVVNHGDAPFTVSRGERIAQLVIHRLPTVRLVAVDALPESARGAGGFGHTGTT; via the coding sequence TTGACCGACGAGGCGGCGGAGGTCGGCGTCCTGCTCCTTCCGCACGGACGCGACCTGCCGCTTCCCGCCCGTGCGAGCGGCCATGCCGCCGGCTTCGACCTTCGGGCGTGCGTCGACGGCGCGGTCACGATCGCGCCGGGGGGGCGCGCGCTCGTTCCGACGGGGATCGCGGTCGCGCTGCCGCCCGGATTCGAGGGACAGGTCCGCCCCCGGAGCGGGCTCGCGCTCAAGGCGGGCGTCACGCTCCTCAACACGCCGGGGACGATCGACGCCGACTACCGCGGCGAGATCGGTGTCATCGTGGTCAACCATGGGGACGCGCCGTTCACCGTGAGCCGGGGCGAGCGGATCGCGCAGCTCGTCATCCACCGGCTACCGACCGTCCGCCTCGTCGCCGTCGACGCGTTGCCCGAGAGCGCGCGCGGCGCCGGGGGCTTCGGCCACACCGGGACGACGTGA
- the purM gene encoding phosphoribosylformylglycinamidine cyclo-ligase, whose translation MSEPKKPSGLSYKDSGVDIDAQDEGLRRIKAALQATRTKGVLADLGAFGGMFAPDLAGLAEPVLVASCDGVGTKLKVAFMAGVHHTVGRDLVNHCVNDILVQGAIPLFFLDYLATGRLKPEVMEAVVSGVARGCKENGCALLGGETAEMPGFYAEGEYDVAGFIVGMVDKSKAITGKAIEQGDLLIGLPSAGLHTNGYSLARAIVFDRAGKQPGDRIDGLTGTIAEVLLAEHRSYLPALRGVLGLVRGFAHITGGGLTDNLPRILPEGTAARIERGSWPALPVFEVLQRLGGVADDEMLRTFNMGIGMVCVVAPGSAEAFERHLDGLGEAHHRIGRIVPGDGRVVYA comes from the coding sequence ATGAGCGAGCCGAAGAAGCCCTCGGGCCTCAGCTACAAGGATTCCGGTGTCGACATCGACGCCCAGGACGAAGGGCTCCGCCGGATCAAGGCCGCGCTGCAGGCGACGCGCACGAAGGGCGTCCTCGCCGATCTCGGCGCCTTCGGCGGCATGTTCGCGCCGGATCTCGCCGGGCTCGCGGAGCCGGTCCTCGTCGCCTCTTGCGACGGCGTGGGGACCAAGCTCAAGGTCGCGTTCATGGCCGGCGTCCATCACACGGTGGGTCGCGATCTCGTCAACCACTGCGTCAACGACATCCTCGTGCAGGGCGCGATCCCGCTCTTCTTCCTCGACTATCTCGCGACCGGACGCCTGAAGCCCGAGGTCATGGAGGCCGTCGTCTCCGGCGTCGCCAGAGGATGCAAGGAAAACGGCTGCGCGCTCCTCGGCGGCGAGACCGCGGAGATGCCGGGCTTCTACGCCGAGGGCGAATACGACGTCGCCGGCTTCATTGTGGGCATGGTCGACAAGTCGAAGGCGATCACCGGCAAAGCGATCGAGCAGGGCGATCTCCTGATCGGCCTTCCGTCGGCGGGCCTCCACACGAACGGTTACTCGCTCGCCCGTGCGATCGTCTTCGACCGTGCCGGAAAGCAGCCGGGCGATCGCATCGACGGCCTGACGGGGACGATCGCCGAGGTGCTCTTGGCCGAGCACCGCTCGTACCTTCCTGCACTGCGCGGCGTGCTCGGTCTCGTCCGTGGGTTCGCGCACATCACCGGCGGAGGCCTCACCGACAACCTGCCGCGCATCCTCCCCGAAGGAACCGCCGCCCGCATCGAGCGAGGCTCGTGGCCGGCGCTCCCCGTGTTCGAAGTCCTTCAACGTCTCGGCGGCGTCGCCGACGACGAGATGCTTCGCACCTTCAACATGGGGATCGGGATGGTCTGCGTCGTCGCGCCGGGGAGCGCCGAGGCGTTCGAGCGTCACCTCGACGGCCTCGGGGAAGCCCACCACCGCATCGGCCGCATCGTTCCGGGCGACGGCCGCGTCGTCTATGCCTGA
- the purF gene encoding amidophosphoribosyltransferase → MCGIVGIFGHPEAAKLSYLGLYALQHRGQESGGIVTAEGQRLTRRGGMGHVAEIFSREVLDELPGNLAIGHVRYSTAGDSNPANAQPFLLQHHRGPIAVAHNGNLVDGALLRADLEADGAIFQTTTDTEVLLHLIARSRAADVVDAIVEAIRHVSGAYSLLFLVPGRLVAVRDPMGFRPLSIGRVDGAWVIASESCAFDLLGAEVVREIERGEVVVIDVAGVHSFKPFAPVRPAPCGFEHVYFARPDSSVFGQSVQAVRKRLGAELAREHPAAVDLVSPVPDSGTYAALGYAAEAKLPFEMGLVRNHYVGRTFIEPSQQIRNFGVRVKLNPVREILAGKRVALIDDSLVRGTTSKKIVQMCRDAGAKEVHLRISCPPTIGPCYYGIDTPRPEELIAAKHSVEEIRRFVGADTLSYLSLEGLMRAIGGTEDQYCTACWTDKHPVPVPRVGEGQLRLFEKTRR, encoded by the coding sequence GTGTGCGGCATCGTCGGCATCTTCGGGCATCCCGAAGCCGCCAAGCTCTCCTATCTGGGACTCTACGCGCTCCAGCACCGCGGCCAGGAATCCGGGGGGATCGTCACCGCCGAGGGCCAGCGACTGACGCGGCGCGGCGGCATGGGCCATGTCGCCGAGATCTTCTCGCGCGAGGTCTTGGACGAGCTTCCCGGTAACCTCGCCATCGGCCACGTCCGCTATTCGACGGCGGGCGACTCGAACCCCGCCAACGCGCAGCCGTTCCTCCTCCAGCACCACCGGGGGCCGATCGCGGTCGCGCACAACGGCAACCTCGTCGACGGCGCGCTGCTCCGCGCCGATCTCGAGGCCGACGGCGCGATCTTTCAGACGACGACCGACACCGAGGTCCTCCTCCACCTCATCGCGCGCTCCCGCGCGGCCGACGTCGTCGACGCGATCGTCGAGGCGATCCGGCACGTGAGCGGCGCCTACTCGCTGCTCTTCCTCGTTCCGGGGCGGCTCGTCGCCGTGCGCGACCCGATGGGGTTCCGGCCGCTCTCGATCGGCCGGGTCGACGGGGCGTGGGTCATCGCGAGCGAGTCGTGCGCCTTCGACCTCCTGGGCGCCGAGGTGGTCCGCGAGATCGAGCGGGGCGAGGTCGTCGTCATCGACGTCGCGGGCGTGCACTCGTTCAAGCCGTTCGCCCCGGTGCGTCCCGCCCCCTGCGGGTTCGAGCACGTCTACTTCGCGCGGCCCGACAGCTCGGTCTTCGGTCAGTCGGTCCAGGCGGTCAGGAAGCGCCTCGGGGCCGAGCTGGCGCGCGAGCATCCGGCCGCCGTCGACCTCGTGAGCCCGGTTCCCGATTCGGGCACCTATGCCGCGCTCGGATACGCCGCGGAGGCAAAGCTTCCTTTCGAGATGGGTCTCGTCCGGAACCACTACGTCGGTCGCACTTTCATCGAGCCGAGCCAGCAGATCCGCAACTTCGGCGTCCGCGTGAAGCTCAACCCGGTGCGCGAGATCCTCGCGGGCAAGCGCGTCGCGCTCATCGACGACAGCCTGGTGCGGGGGACGACGAGCAAGAAGATCGTCCAGATGTGCCGCGACGCCGGCGCGAAGGAAGTCCACCTCCGCATCTCGTGCCCGCCGACGATCGGGCCGTGCTACTACGGGATCGACACGCCGCGGCCGGAAGAGCTCATCGCGGCCAAGCACTCCGTCGAGGAGATCCGGCGTTTCGTCGGCGCCGACACGCTCAGCTACCTGAGCCTCGAAGGGTTGATGCGCGCGATCGGCGGGACCGAGGACCAGTACTGCACCGCCTGCTGGACCGACAAGCACCCGGTGCCGGTGCCGCGCGTGGGAGAGGGCCAGCTCCGCCTCTTCGAGAAGACCCGGCGCTAG
- the purN gene encoding phosphoribosylglycinamide formyltransferase: MPDRPRVGILISGRGSNMAALVDAMQSGRVPADPAVVVSNVPAAAGLAFAKLHGVPTAVVDHTAVKPRAAHEREVIDVLKKHGATIVCLAGYMRFLSPVLVRAFPQRILNIHPALLPAFPGQGAQKQALDHGAKVSGCTVHLVDEELDHGPIVLQAAVPILEDDTVDALSARILVQEHKLYPQALALLAENRLAVWGRRVTIRP; the protein is encoded by the coding sequence ATGCCTGACCGGCCGCGCGTCGGCATCCTCATCTCCGGCCGCGGCTCGAACATGGCCGCGCTCGTCGACGCGATGCAATCGGGGCGGGTCCCCGCCGATCCCGCGGTCGTCGTCTCGAACGTCCCCGCGGCGGCCGGTCTCGCCTTCGCGAAGCTCCACGGCGTCCCCACCGCCGTCGTCGATCACACCGCCGTCAAGCCGCGTGCCGCTCACGAGCGCGAGGTCATCGACGTCCTGAAGAAGCACGGCGCGACGATCGTCTGCCTCGCCGGGTACATGCGCTTCCTCTCTCCGGTCCTCGTGCGCGCCTTCCCACAGCGCATCCTCAACATCCACCCGGCGCTCCTCCCGGCGTTCCCCGGCCAGGGCGCTCAGAAGCAGGCGCTCGACCACGGCGCCAAGGTCTCGGGGTGCACCGTCCACCTCGTCGACGAAGAGCTCGACCACGGACCGATCGTCCTCCAGGCCGCCGTCCCGATCCTGGAAGACGACACCGTCGACGCCCTCTCCGCGCGCATCCTGGTGCAAGAGCACAAGCTGTATCCCCAGGCGCTCGCTCTCCTGGCGGAGAACCGTCTCGCCGTCTGGGGCCGCCGCGTCACGATCCGTCCCTAG